A window of Ovis canadensis isolate MfBH-ARS-UI-01 breed Bighorn chromosome X, ARS-UI_OviCan_v2, whole genome shotgun sequence contains these coding sequences:
- the BCOR gene encoding BCL-6 corepressor isoform X1: MLSATPLYGNVHSWMNSERVRMCGISDDRKIPVNDGDASKARLELREENPLNHNVVDATTAHRIDGLAALSMDRTGLIREGLRVPGNIIYSSLCGLGSEKGREAATTTLGGLGFSSERNPEMQFKPNTPETVEASAVSGKPPNGFSAIYKTPPGIQKSAVPTAETLGLDRPASDKQSPLNINGASYLRLPWVNPYMEGATPAIYPFLDSPNKYSLNMYKALLPQQSYGLAQPLYSPVCTNGERFLYLPPPHYVSPHIPSSLASPMRLSTPSASPAIPPLVHCTDKSLPWKMGVSPGNPVDSHSYPHIQNSKQPRVPSAKAVTSSLPGDTALLLPPSPRPSPRVHLPSQPTADTYSEFHKHYARISTSPSVTLSKPYMTVSSEFPAARLCSSKYPKAPEGAESAQPVPGHTRKTAGQERKDGSSPPLLEKQTVTKDVTDKPLDLSSKVVDVDTSKADHVKKMAPTVLVHSRAGSGLVLSGSEIPKETLSPPGNGCAIYRSEIISTAPSSWVVPGPSPNEENNGKGLPLKNKALDWALPQQRSSSCPRMGATDTVVTNVSSSVSSAGRPASASPAPNATADGSKTSRGSVDTTPSVIQHVGQPPTTPAKHSGSTGSKGAKASNPEPSFKANENGLPPSSIFLSPNEAFRSPPIPYPRSYLPYPAPEGIAISPLSLHGKGPVYPHPVLLPSGSLFPGHLAPKPGLPYGLPTGRPEFVTYQDALGLGMVHPMLIPHTPIEITKEEKPERRSRSHERARYEDPSLRNRFSEILEASGTKLHPEVPTDKNLKPSPSWNQGKTVVKSDKLVYVDLLREEPDAKTEANTSKPGFTAESVGQSAEPSKPPAEPALQPHRDFVTLRDELGRINDFHDTYAFKQAPGQSVFNLSKENVPAGTNKENLAMPVSTPFLEPTPGSDGPAVTFGKTQEEPKPFCVGGAPPSVDATPTYTKDGADEAESTDGKVLKPKPSKLAKRIANSAGYVGDRFKCVTTELYADSSQLSREQRALQMEGLQEDSILCLPAAYCERAMMRFSELEMKEREGGHPPAKDSEVCKFSPTDWERLKGSQDKKPKSVALEEAIADQNDTERCDYSAGSKHDPFEAPEDKDVSVEKYFLDRQPVSDPSADQATPDMPHSPTLRVDRKHKVSGDSSHTETTVEELPEDPLLKAKRRRVSKDDWPEREMTNSSSNHLEEPHYSELTNLKVCIELTGLHPKKQRHLLHLRERWEQQVSAAESKPGRQGRKEVTQAAQPEVAAQGNNVSEEKPGRKRAEAKGNRTWSEESLKPSDSEQGLPVFSGSPPMRSFSSTNLTGRKQSQPSCTAGSRLPAKQQKIKESQKTDVLCTDEEEDCQAASLLQRYPDNSEKPSGKRLCKTKHLIPQEPRRSLPLPGDYYVENADGKVTVRRFRKRPEPSSDYDLSPAKQDQKPLDRLQQLLPVAQTSQLPRSSSPPEATQSRPMPPEARRLIVNKNAGETLLQRAARLGYEEVVLYCLENKICDVNHRDNAGYCALHEACARGWLNIVRHLLEYGADVNCSAQDGTRPLHDAVENDHLEIVRLLLSYGADPTLATYSGRTIMKMTHSELMEKFLTDYLNDLQGRDDDDSSPNSNSNCNSNASWDFYGSSVCEPDDESGYDVLANPPGPEDEDDDNDTCSDVFEFEFSESPLLPCYNVQVSVAQGPRNWLLLSDVLKKLKMSSRIFRCNFPNVEIVTIAEAEFYRQVSASLLFSCSKDLEAFNPESKELLDLVEFTNELQTLLGSSVEWLHPSDMGSDDCWKSSQIASGSGHEQSKRDLQK; the protein is encoded by the exons GAAAATTCCCGTAAATGATGGTGACGCTTCAAAGGCCAGACTGGAACTAAGGGAAGAAAATCCCTTGAACCACAACGTG GTGGACGCAACCACGGCCCATCGGATTGATGGCCTGGCAGCGCTGAGCATGGACCGCACTGGCCTGATCCGGGAAGGACTGCGTGTCCCCGGAAACATCATCTATTCTAGCTTGTGTGGACTGGGCTCAGAGAAAGGGCGGGAGGCTGCCACAACCACTCTAGGCGGTCTGGGGTTTTCTTCCGAAAGAAACCCAGAGATGCAGTTCAAACCGAATACACCCGAGACAGTGGAGGCCTCCGCTGTCTCTGGAAAGCCCCCGAATGGCTTCAGTGCTATATACAAAACACCACCAGGAATACAAAAAAGTGCTGTCCCCACGGCAGAAACTCTGGGCTTAGACAGGCCTGCCAGTGACAAACAGAGCCCGCTCAACATCAATGGTGCTAGTTACCTGCGGCTGCCCTGGGTCAATCCCTACATGGAGGGGGCCACGCCAGCCATCTACCCTTTCCTTGACTCGCCAAATAAGTATTCCCTGAACATGTACAAGGCCTTGCTACCTCAGCAGTCGTATGGCCTGGCCCAGCCGCTATATTCGCCAGTCTGCACCAATGGGGAGCGATTTCTCTACCTGCCGCCACCTCACTACGTCAGTCCCCACATCCCATCGTCCTTGGCTTCCCCCATGAGGCTCTCGACGCCTTCCGCCTCTCCAGCCATCCCGCCTCTGGTCCACTGCACAGACAAAAGCCTGCCCTGGAAGATGGGTGTCAGTCCTGGGAACCCGGTCGATTCTCACTCATACCCCCACATCCAGAACAGTAAACAGCCTAGGGTGCCCTCCGCCAAGGCGGTCACCAGCAGCCTGCCGGGGGACACAGCTCTCCTGTTGCCCCCCTCGCCTCGGCCTTCACCCCGAGTCCACCTTCCCTCCCAGCCTACTGCGGACACCTACTCTGAATTCCACAAGCACTATGCCCGGATCTccacctcaccctctgtcaccctgtCAAAGCCATACATGACGGTCAGCAGCGAGTTTCCCGCGGCCAGACTCTGCAGCAGCAAGTATCCAAAGGCTCCAGAGGGAGCCGAAAGCGCCCAGCCAGTTCCTGGGCACACTCGGAAAACAGCGGGTCAGGAGAGAAAGGATGGCAGCTCACCTCCTCTGTTGGAGAAGCAGACGGTTACCAAAGACGTCACCGATAAGCCACTAGACTTGTCTTCTAAAGTGGTGGATGTAGACACTTCCAAAGCTGACCACGTAAAGAAGATGGCACCCACGGTCCTGGTTCACAGCAGAGCTGGAAGTGGCCTAGTGCTCTCCGGAAGTGAGATTCCGAAAGAAACACTATCTCCTCCAGGAAACGGCTGTGCTATCTATAGATCTGAGATCATTAGCACGGCTCCCTCGTCCTGGGTGGTGCCTGGGCCAAGTCCTAACGAAGAGAACAATGGCAAAGGCCTGCCTCTGAAGAACAAGGCCTTGGACTGGGCCCTCCCGCAGCAGCGCAGTTCTTCGTGTCCTCGAATGGGCGCCACCGACACCGTGGTCACTAATGTGTCCAGCTCAGTGTCCAGcgctggccgcccggcctctgcaTCTCCAGCCCCAAACGCCACTGCCGATGGCAGCAAGACCAGCAGGGGCTCCGTGGACACCACACCGTCTGTCATCCAGCACGTGGGCCAGCCCCCGACCACGCCTGCCAAGCACAGCGGCAGCACCGGCAGCAAGGGCGCCAAAGCCAGCAACCCAGAGCCAAGCTTCAAAGCAAATGAGAACGGCCTCCCACCAAGCTCGATATTTCTCTCTCCAAATGAGGCATTCAGGTCCCCGCCAATTCCCTACCCCAGGAGTTACCTCCCTTACCCAGCACCCGAAGGCATTGCCATAAGTCCCCTCTCCTTGCATGGCAAAGGCCCTGTCTACCCTCACCCGGTGTTGCTGCCCAGCGGCAGTCTCTTTCCTGGGCACCTCGCCCCAAAGCCTGGACTGCCCTACGGGCTGCCCACGGGCCGGCCGGAGTTCGTGACCTACCAGGACGCACTGGGGTTGGGCATGGTGCATCCCATGTTGATACCTCACACACCCATCGAGATCACTAAAGAGGAGAAACCGGAGAGGAGGTCCCGGTCCCATGAGAGGGCCCGCTACGAGGACCCAAGCCTCCGAAACCGGTTTTCCGAGATACTCGAAGCTAGTGGCACCAAGTTACATCCAGAAGTCCCCACAGACAAGAACCTCAAGCCCAGCCCTAGCTGGAATCAAGGGAAGACCGTCGTCAAGAGTGACAAGCTTGTCTATGTAGACCTCCTCCGGGAAGAGCCTGACGCGAAAACTGAAGCCAACACATCCAAACCCGGCTTCACAGCTGAGAGTGTTGGCCAGAGCGCTGAGCCCAGCAAACCCCCAGCTGAGCCGGCCCTGCAGCCTCACCGGGATTTTGTCACCCTCAGAGACGAGCTGGGACGCATCAATGACTTCCACGACACCTATGCTTTCAAACAGGCCCCGGGCCAGTCAGTTTTCAACTTAAGCAAGGAGAATGTTCCAGCGGGAACCAACAAGGAGAACCTGGCAATGCCGGTCTCCACTCCGTTCCTGGAGCCGACCCCGGGGAGCGATGGCCCCGCGGTCACTTTTGGGAAAACCCAAGAGGAACCCAAACCATTTTGCGTGGGCGGTGCCCCACCGAGTGTGGATGCCACCCCCACTTATACCAAAGATGGAGCCGATGAGGCAGAATCAACTGATGGCAAAGTTCTGAAACCAAAGCCATCTAAGCTGGCAAAGAGAATCGCCAACTCTGCTGGTTACGTGGGTGACCGGTTCAAGTGTGTCACAACCGAACTGTACGCCGATTCCAGTCAGCTCAGCCGGGAGCAGCGGGCATTGCAG ATGGAAGGATTACAAGAGGACAGTATTTTATGTCTACCCGCTGCTTACTGTGAG CGTGCAATGATGCGCTTCTCAGAGTTGGAGATGAAAGAGCGAGAAGGTGGCCACCCCCCAGCCAAGGACTCCGAGGTGTGCAAATTCAGCCCCACtgactgggaaaggttgaaaggaaGTCAGGACAAAAAGCCAAAGTCGGtcgccctggaggaggccattgCCGACCAGAACGACACTGAGAGAT gcgATTATAGTGCCGGAAGCAAACACGACCCCTTCGAAGCCCCAGAAGACAAAGATGTTTCCGTGGAGAAATACTTCCTGGACCGGCAGCCGGTGAGCGATCCCTCCGCCGACCAGGCCACCCCAGACATGCCGCACAGCCCCACCCTCCGGGTGGACAGAAAGCACAAGGTCTCAGGGGATAGCAGCCACACTGAGACCACTGTGGAAGAGCTCCCTGAGGACCCGCTGCTGAAAGCCAAGCGAAGACGGGTCTCCAAAG ATGACTGGCCTGAGAGGGAAATGACAAACAGTTCCTCTAACCACTTAGAAGAGCCACATTATAGTGAGCTGACCAACCTGAAGGTGTGCATTGAATTAACAGGGCTCCATCCCAAAAAGCAACGCCACTTGCTGCACCTTAGAGAACGGTGGGAGCAGCAGGTGTCGGCAGCAGAGAGCAAACCTGGCCGGCAGGGCAGGAAGGAAGTGACCCAGGCAGCTCAGCCTGAGGTTGCCGCCCAGGGCAATAACGTCTCCGAAGAGAAACCTGGCAGGAAAAGGGCAGAAGCCAAAGGCAACAGAACCTGGTCGGAAGAGTCCCTCAAACCCAGTGACAGTGAACAAG GTTTGCCTGTGTTCTCCGGCTCTCCGCCCATGAGGAGCTTTTCATCCACCAATTTAACCGGCAGAAAGCAGAGTCAGCCAAGCTGTACGGCAGGCTCGAGGCTGCCTGCCAAACAgcagaaaattaaagaaagccAGAAGACAGATGTGCTGTGCACGGACGAAGAGGAGGATTGCCAGGCTGCCTCCCTGCTGCAGAGATACCCCGACAACAGCGAGAAACCATCCGGGAAGCGACTGTGCAAAACCAAGCATTTGATCCCGCAGGAGCCCAGGCGGAGCTTGCCGCTGCCAGGGGACTACTACGTGGAGAATGCCGATGGCAAG GTGACCGTCCGGAGGTTCCGAAAACGGCCTGAGCCCAGTTCTGACTATGATCTGTCACCGGCCAAGCAAGACCAGAAGCCCCTGGACCGTCTGCAGCAACTGCTACCAGTTGCGCAGACGTCACAGCTGCCCCGCTCAAGTTCTCCGCCAGAGGCCACCCAGTCCCGCCCGATGCCACCAGAAGCGCGGAGGCTTATTGTCAATAAGAATGCAGGCGAGACGCTCCTGCAGCGGGCTGCCCGGCTGGGCTACGAG GAAGTGGTCTTGTACTGCCTGGAGAATAAGATTTGTGATGTGAACCATCGAGACAATGCGGGTTACTGTGCCCTGCATGAAGCTTGTGCAAGGGGATGGCTCAATATTGTACGACACCTCCTTGAATATGGCGCTGATGTCAACTGCAGTGCCCAGGATGGGACCAG GCCTCTCCACGATGCCGTCGAGAACGATCACTTGGAAATCGTCCGCTTGCTCCTTTCCTATGGTGCTGACCCCACCCTGGCTACGTACTCAGGTAGAACCATCATGAAAATGACCCACAGCGAACTTATGGAAAAGTTCTTAACAG atTATTTAAACGACCTGCAGGGTCGCGATGATGATGACAGCAGCcccaacagcaacagcaactgcAACAGCAATGCCTCTTGGGATTTCTATGGCAGCTCTGTGTGTG AACCAGATGATGAAAGTGGTTATGACGTTTTAGCAAACCCCCCAGGACCAGAGGACGAGGACGATGATAACGACACCTGCAGCGACGTGTTTGAATTCGAATTCTCAGAAAGCCCCCTCTTGCCGTGTTATAATGTCCAAGTGTCCGTCGCTCAAGG GCCTCGGAACTGGCTATTGCTTTCAGACGTGCTCAAGAAATTGAAAATGTCCTCCCGCATATTTCGCTGCAATTTCCCAAATGTGGAAATTGTCACCATTGCGGAGGCTGAGTTCTACCGGCAAGTGTCAGCAAGCCTCTTGTTCTCTTGCTCCAAAGACCTAGAAGCCTTCAACCCTGAAAGCAAGGAGCTCTTAGATCTGGTGGAGTTCACAAACGAGCTTCAGACTCTGCTGGGCTCATCCGTGGAGTGGCTCCACCCCAGCGACATGGGTTCAGACGACTGCTG GAAGTCATCTCAGATAGCAAGTGGAAGTGGTCACGAACAAAGCAAAAGAGACCTGCAGAAATGA
- the BCOR gene encoding BCL-6 corepressor isoform X5, translating to MLSATPLYGNVHSWMNSERVRMCGISDDRKIPVNDGDASKARLELREENPLNHNVVDATTAHRIDGLAALSMDRTGLIREGLRVPGNIIYSSLCGLGSEKGREAATTTLGGLGFSSERNPEMQFKPNTPETVEASAVSGKPPNGFSAIYKTPPGIQKSAVPTAETLGLDRPASDKQSPLNINGASYLRLPWVNPYMEGATPAIYPFLDSPNKYSLNMYKALLPQQSYGLAQPLYSPVCTNGERFLYLPPPHYVSPHIPSSLASPMRLSTPSASPAIPPLVHCTDKSLPWKMGVSPGNPVDSHSYPHIQNSKQPRVPSAKAVTSSLPGDTALLLPPSPRPSPRVHLPSQPTADTYSEFHKHYARISTSPSVTLSKPYMTVSSEFPAARLCSSKYPKAPEGAESAQPVPGHTRKTAGQERKDGSSPPLLEKQTVTKDVTDKPLDLSSKVVDVDTSKADHVKKMAPTVLVHSRAGSGLVLSGSEIPKETLSPPGNGCAIYRSEIISTAPSSWVVPGPSPNEENNGKGLPLKNKALDWALPQQRSSSCPRMGATDTVVTNVSSSVSSAGRPASASPAPNATADGSKTSRGSVDTTPSVIQHVGQPPTTPAKHSGSTGSKGAKASNPEPSFKANENGLPPSSIFLSPNEAFRSPPIPYPRSYLPYPAPEGIAISPLSLHGKGPVYPHPVLLPSGSLFPGHLAPKPGLPYGLPTGRPEFVTYQDALGLGMVHPMLIPHTPIEITKEEKPERRSRSHERARYEDPSLRNRFSEILEASGTKLHPEVPTDKNLKPSPSWNQGKTVVKSDKLVYVDLLREEPDAKTEANTSKPGFTAESVGQSAEPSKPPAEPALQPHRDFVTLRDELGRINDFHDTYAFKQAPGQSVFNLSKENVPAGTNKENLAMPVSTPFLEPTPGSDGPAVTFGKTQEEPKPFCVGGAPPSVDATPTYTKDGADEAESTDGKVLKPKPSKLAKRIANSAGYVGDRFKCVTTELYADSSQLSREQRALQRAMMRFSELEMKEREGGHPPAKDSEVCKFSPTDWERLKGSQDKKPKSVALEEAIADQNDTERCDYSAGSKHDPFEAPEDKDVSVEKYFLDRQPVSDPSADQATPDMPHSPTLRVDRKHKVSGDSSHTETTVEELPEDPLLKAKRRRVSKGLHPKKQRHLLHLRERWEQQVSAAESKPGRQGRKEVTQAAQPEVAAQGNNVSEEKPGRKRAEAKGNRTWSEESLKPSDSEQGLPVFSGSPPMRSFSSTNLTGRKQSQPSCTAGSRLPAKQQKIKESQKTDVLCTDEEEDCQAASLLQRYPDNSEKPSGKRLCKTKHLIPQEPRRSLPLPGDYYVENADGKVTVRRFRKRPEPSSDYDLSPAKQDQKPLDRLQQLLPVAQTSQLPRSSSPPEATQSRPMPPEARRLIVNKNAGETLLQRAARLGYEEVVLYCLENKICDVNHRDNAGYCALHEACARGWLNIVRHLLEYGADVNCSAQDGTRPLHDAVENDHLEIVRLLLSYGADPTLATYSGRTIMKMTHSELMEKFLTDYLNDLQGRDDDDSSPNSNSNCNSNASWDFYGSSVCEPDDESGYDVLANPPGPEDEDDDNDTCSDVFEFEFSESPLLPCYNVQVSVAQGPRNWLLLSDVLKKLKMSSRIFRCNFPNVEIVTIAEAEFYRQVSASLLFSCSKDLEAFNPESKELLDLVEFTNELQTLLGSSVEWLHPSDMGSDDCWKSSQIASGSGHEQSKRDLQK from the exons GAAAATTCCCGTAAATGATGGTGACGCTTCAAAGGCCAGACTGGAACTAAGGGAAGAAAATCCCTTGAACCACAACGTG GTGGACGCAACCACGGCCCATCGGATTGATGGCCTGGCAGCGCTGAGCATGGACCGCACTGGCCTGATCCGGGAAGGACTGCGTGTCCCCGGAAACATCATCTATTCTAGCTTGTGTGGACTGGGCTCAGAGAAAGGGCGGGAGGCTGCCACAACCACTCTAGGCGGTCTGGGGTTTTCTTCCGAAAGAAACCCAGAGATGCAGTTCAAACCGAATACACCCGAGACAGTGGAGGCCTCCGCTGTCTCTGGAAAGCCCCCGAATGGCTTCAGTGCTATATACAAAACACCACCAGGAATACAAAAAAGTGCTGTCCCCACGGCAGAAACTCTGGGCTTAGACAGGCCTGCCAGTGACAAACAGAGCCCGCTCAACATCAATGGTGCTAGTTACCTGCGGCTGCCCTGGGTCAATCCCTACATGGAGGGGGCCACGCCAGCCATCTACCCTTTCCTTGACTCGCCAAATAAGTATTCCCTGAACATGTACAAGGCCTTGCTACCTCAGCAGTCGTATGGCCTGGCCCAGCCGCTATATTCGCCAGTCTGCACCAATGGGGAGCGATTTCTCTACCTGCCGCCACCTCACTACGTCAGTCCCCACATCCCATCGTCCTTGGCTTCCCCCATGAGGCTCTCGACGCCTTCCGCCTCTCCAGCCATCCCGCCTCTGGTCCACTGCACAGACAAAAGCCTGCCCTGGAAGATGGGTGTCAGTCCTGGGAACCCGGTCGATTCTCACTCATACCCCCACATCCAGAACAGTAAACAGCCTAGGGTGCCCTCCGCCAAGGCGGTCACCAGCAGCCTGCCGGGGGACACAGCTCTCCTGTTGCCCCCCTCGCCTCGGCCTTCACCCCGAGTCCACCTTCCCTCCCAGCCTACTGCGGACACCTACTCTGAATTCCACAAGCACTATGCCCGGATCTccacctcaccctctgtcaccctgtCAAAGCCATACATGACGGTCAGCAGCGAGTTTCCCGCGGCCAGACTCTGCAGCAGCAAGTATCCAAAGGCTCCAGAGGGAGCCGAAAGCGCCCAGCCAGTTCCTGGGCACACTCGGAAAACAGCGGGTCAGGAGAGAAAGGATGGCAGCTCACCTCCTCTGTTGGAGAAGCAGACGGTTACCAAAGACGTCACCGATAAGCCACTAGACTTGTCTTCTAAAGTGGTGGATGTAGACACTTCCAAAGCTGACCACGTAAAGAAGATGGCACCCACGGTCCTGGTTCACAGCAGAGCTGGAAGTGGCCTAGTGCTCTCCGGAAGTGAGATTCCGAAAGAAACACTATCTCCTCCAGGAAACGGCTGTGCTATCTATAGATCTGAGATCATTAGCACGGCTCCCTCGTCCTGGGTGGTGCCTGGGCCAAGTCCTAACGAAGAGAACAATGGCAAAGGCCTGCCTCTGAAGAACAAGGCCTTGGACTGGGCCCTCCCGCAGCAGCGCAGTTCTTCGTGTCCTCGAATGGGCGCCACCGACACCGTGGTCACTAATGTGTCCAGCTCAGTGTCCAGcgctggccgcccggcctctgcaTCTCCAGCCCCAAACGCCACTGCCGATGGCAGCAAGACCAGCAGGGGCTCCGTGGACACCACACCGTCTGTCATCCAGCACGTGGGCCAGCCCCCGACCACGCCTGCCAAGCACAGCGGCAGCACCGGCAGCAAGGGCGCCAAAGCCAGCAACCCAGAGCCAAGCTTCAAAGCAAATGAGAACGGCCTCCCACCAAGCTCGATATTTCTCTCTCCAAATGAGGCATTCAGGTCCCCGCCAATTCCCTACCCCAGGAGTTACCTCCCTTACCCAGCACCCGAAGGCATTGCCATAAGTCCCCTCTCCTTGCATGGCAAAGGCCCTGTCTACCCTCACCCGGTGTTGCTGCCCAGCGGCAGTCTCTTTCCTGGGCACCTCGCCCCAAAGCCTGGACTGCCCTACGGGCTGCCCACGGGCCGGCCGGAGTTCGTGACCTACCAGGACGCACTGGGGTTGGGCATGGTGCATCCCATGTTGATACCTCACACACCCATCGAGATCACTAAAGAGGAGAAACCGGAGAGGAGGTCCCGGTCCCATGAGAGGGCCCGCTACGAGGACCCAAGCCTCCGAAACCGGTTTTCCGAGATACTCGAAGCTAGTGGCACCAAGTTACATCCAGAAGTCCCCACAGACAAGAACCTCAAGCCCAGCCCTAGCTGGAATCAAGGGAAGACCGTCGTCAAGAGTGACAAGCTTGTCTATGTAGACCTCCTCCGGGAAGAGCCTGACGCGAAAACTGAAGCCAACACATCCAAACCCGGCTTCACAGCTGAGAGTGTTGGCCAGAGCGCTGAGCCCAGCAAACCCCCAGCTGAGCCGGCCCTGCAGCCTCACCGGGATTTTGTCACCCTCAGAGACGAGCTGGGACGCATCAATGACTTCCACGACACCTATGCTTTCAAACAGGCCCCGGGCCAGTCAGTTTTCAACTTAAGCAAGGAGAATGTTCCAGCGGGAACCAACAAGGAGAACCTGGCAATGCCGGTCTCCACTCCGTTCCTGGAGCCGACCCCGGGGAGCGATGGCCCCGCGGTCACTTTTGGGAAAACCCAAGAGGAACCCAAACCATTTTGCGTGGGCGGTGCCCCACCGAGTGTGGATGCCACCCCCACTTATACCAAAGATGGAGCCGATGAGGCAGAATCAACTGATGGCAAAGTTCTGAAACCAAAGCCATCTAAGCTGGCAAAGAGAATCGCCAACTCTGCTGGTTACGTGGGTGACCGGTTCAAGTGTGTCACAACCGAACTGTACGCCGATTCCAGTCAGCTCAGCCGGGAGCAGCGGGCATTGCAG CGTGCAATGATGCGCTTCTCAGAGTTGGAGATGAAAGAGCGAGAAGGTGGCCACCCCCCAGCCAAGGACTCCGAGGTGTGCAAATTCAGCCCCACtgactgggaaaggttgaaaggaaGTCAGGACAAAAAGCCAAAGTCGGtcgccctggaggaggccattgCCGACCAGAACGACACTGAGAGAT gcgATTATAGTGCCGGAAGCAAACACGACCCCTTCGAAGCCCCAGAAGACAAAGATGTTTCCGTGGAGAAATACTTCCTGGACCGGCAGCCGGTGAGCGATCCCTCCGCCGACCAGGCCACCCCAGACATGCCGCACAGCCCCACCCTCCGGGTGGACAGAAAGCACAAGGTCTCAGGGGATAGCAGCCACACTGAGACCACTGTGGAAGAGCTCCCTGAGGACCCGCTGCTGAAAGCCAAGCGAAGACGGGTCTCCAAAG GGCTCCATCCCAAAAAGCAACGCCACTTGCTGCACCTTAGAGAACGGTGGGAGCAGCAGGTGTCGGCAGCAGAGAGCAAACCTGGCCGGCAGGGCAGGAAGGAAGTGACCCAGGCAGCTCAGCCTGAGGTTGCCGCCCAGGGCAATAACGTCTCCGAAGAGAAACCTGGCAGGAAAAGGGCAGAAGCCAAAGGCAACAGAACCTGGTCGGAAGAGTCCCTCAAACCCAGTGACAGTGAACAAG GTTTGCCTGTGTTCTCCGGCTCTCCGCCCATGAGGAGCTTTTCATCCACCAATTTAACCGGCAGAAAGCAGAGTCAGCCAAGCTGTACGGCAGGCTCGAGGCTGCCTGCCAAACAgcagaaaattaaagaaagccAGAAGACAGATGTGCTGTGCACGGACGAAGAGGAGGATTGCCAGGCTGCCTCCCTGCTGCAGAGATACCCCGACAACAGCGAGAAACCATCCGGGAAGCGACTGTGCAAAACCAAGCATTTGATCCCGCAGGAGCCCAGGCGGAGCTTGCCGCTGCCAGGGGACTACTACGTGGAGAATGCCGATGGCAAG GTGACCGTCCGGAGGTTCCGAAAACGGCCTGAGCCCAGTTCTGACTATGATCTGTCACCGGCCAAGCAAGACCAGAAGCCCCTGGACCGTCTGCAGCAACTGCTACCAGTTGCGCAGACGTCACAGCTGCCCCGCTCAAGTTCTCCGCCAGAGGCCACCCAGTCCCGCCCGATGCCACCAGAAGCGCGGAGGCTTATTGTCAATAAGAATGCAGGCGAGACGCTCCTGCAGCGGGCTGCCCGGCTGGGCTACGAG GAAGTGGTCTTGTACTGCCTGGAGAATAAGATTTGTGATGTGAACCATCGAGACAATGCGGGTTACTGTGCCCTGCATGAAGCTTGTGCAAGGGGATGGCTCAATATTGTACGACACCTCCTTGAATATGGCGCTGATGTCAACTGCAGTGCCCAGGATGGGACCAG GCCTCTCCACGATGCCGTCGAGAACGATCACTTGGAAATCGTCCGCTTGCTCCTTTCCTATGGTGCTGACCCCACCCTGGCTACGTACTCAGGTAGAACCATCATGAAAATGACCCACAGCGAACTTATGGAAAAGTTCTTAACAG atTATTTAAACGACCTGCAGGGTCGCGATGATGATGACAGCAGCcccaacagcaacagcaactgcAACAGCAATGCCTCTTGGGATTTCTATGGCAGCTCTGTGTGTG AACCAGATGATGAAAGTGGTTATGACGTTTTAGCAAACCCCCCAGGACCAGAGGACGAGGACGATGATAACGACACCTGCAGCGACGTGTTTGAATTCGAATTCTCAGAAAGCCCCCTCTTGCCGTGTTATAATGTCCAAGTGTCCGTCGCTCAAGG GCCTCGGAACTGGCTATTGCTTTCAGACGTGCTCAAGAAATTGAAAATGTCCTCCCGCATATTTCGCTGCAATTTCCCAAATGTGGAAATTGTCACCATTGCGGAGGCTGAGTTCTACCGGCAAGTGTCAGCAAGCCTCTTGTTCTCTTGCTCCAAAGACCTAGAAGCCTTCAACCCTGAAAGCAAGGAGCTCTTAGATCTGGTGGAGTTCACAAACGAGCTTCAGACTCTGCTGGGCTCATCCGTGGAGTGGCTCCACCCCAGCGACATGGGTTCAGACGACTGCTG GAAGTCATCTCAGATAGCAAGTGGAAGTGGTCACGAACAAAGCAAAAGAGACCTGCAGAAATGA